Sequence from the Actinomycetota bacterium genome:
TGCCTTCACCCATCGATTGCGCATAAGCCTCAGTAGATGTGGAACCGATCTCCCTGGCATAGACGCTTGCATTCTGGATCGCGGTGCCATCGGAGAACTGAATCCGGGCAGACACATCCGCGGCTCTGGGCGTGAAGTGGAACAGGAATGGCATGACCGGGGTCCCGGTTCCCGTGGAGATGACGGTGGCATCCCCGAAAGACGCCGCATCGGTGCCGTAAGGATAGATGTTTGAGCCTGTCTTGTACCAGACGTCATGCCCGCTGCCGGGAAAGGTGCATTTGACCTTGTACTGGCCGGGCGCGACACCGGCAAACTCGAAGGTGAAATTCGTGGGCGAGACCGGCCGTGTAGCGATGACATGTGCGGGATTGCCGGCATCGACCAGCGATACCAGTGTTCCCTGCTGGGGAACCGCATCGGATCCGTACCAGTAATCATAGACAAGGTTCCCCCGGATGGTGGCGTCGTCGAGCGCTGACGGCTCGACCAGCCGGAATCTGACGGAATAGGAACAGTCGGGCTCGATGTGGATGGCCCGCGCCGTCTCCCAGGACCGGGAGAGCTGGAACCAGGAGCTGAGCGGGCCGTTCTGCCATGAGCCGAGGGTATTCCAGGTTTGCTGCTGCGCCGCCAGCAGTTTGTAGTCGCCGGCCGGCATGTAATTGGAAAAGCCCAGGTTGCCCGAGGGTAGATAGCTGGTATAAAGGGAAGAGACCAGCTCGGGCCTGTCCGCTCGGTAGACATAGATGCTCATTTCTGGTGATTGGGCCCCGATCAGTTCACCGTTCAGGTTCGTGCTTGGTATCAAAACAGCGTCAACGCTCGACGAGCCGGCGGGCACCAGTTGCGAGCCAAGCGGGCCGCCCGGGTAGGTCCATCTTGCGTTGTTGTACCACTCGTTTGCAAAAGAGCCGCCGATCTGGCCGGAAAAGTAGACAGTATGTGAGCCGGTCAGATCCGAGGGATCGGAGAATGTTTTTGGAACGAAGGAATCCGCGGCCAGAGCGTTCCATCCCGAGTCATCGTACTCATATGAAACATGCTGGATCGAATAATATCCCGATGAATCCGTATAGGCTGCCGGCTCGAACTGAGAGCACCCTCTCGAATAGCAGGGAACGATATCCGTATATACCGAGACTCCAGGTATGCCGTTCCCCCAGGGATCGGTGACCCGGCCGGTGATGGGTCCGCTGCCGTTGCCGGCGATGAAGCCGTCGTCGGCGCGGTCCTGCCAGACAGTGATATCGGGGTCGTTGTCGCCGGGAGGATCGGGGACGGTGATGCCGCCGCCGTCGATCAGTTGAGCGGCGGGAGTATCGGAGAACTGATTGTCCCGGCCGGGGAGAATCGGGCTGATTGCGGTGGCGCCGGTTTGCGCAGAAGTTCCTGGCGCGGCCGGCTCGTGGTAGCCGTCGGAGCGGACGCCGCCGCCGTCAAATGAGGCCGAAGAGCCGAAGGTAGCCGACTCACTGGGTCCGTTGGCGCCGCTCAGGCTGGAGACGAGCAGGATTCCCGCGAGCAGCGCGGAGGCGATCAGCAGATATATTTGAAAAGGAGCTTTGCCGCGGGGGAGTCTTCCCCAGAGGTTTCCGTTCCCGCCATTCCAGTTCCAAGGACACATACCAACCACCCCCGATCGGCATGTTGCCTGCGTTTCCTCCAGGGCGAGCCGAGCGGAGGCAGATGAGGTCAGTCACCCAAATAAGGCAACCTTGATTATGATTGTCGATTATA
This genomic interval carries:
- a CDS encoding carboxypeptidase-like regulatory domain-containing protein, whose product is MCPWNWNGGNGNLWGRLPRGKAPFQIYLLIASALLAGILLVSSLSGANGPSESATFGSSASFDGGGVRSDGYHEPAAPGTSAQTGATAISPILPGRDNQFSDTPAAQLIDGGGITVPDPPGDNDPDITVWQDRADDGFIAGNGSGPITGRVTDPWGNGIPGVSVYTDIVPCYSRGCSQFEPAAYTDSSGYYSIQHVSYEYDDSGWNALAADSFVPKTFSDPSDLTGSHTVYFSGQIGGSFANEWYNNARWTYPGGPLGSQLVPAGSSSVDAVLIPSTNLNGELIGAQSPEMSIYVYRADRPELVSSLYTSYLPSGNLGFSNYMPAGDYKLLAAQQQTWNTLGSWQNGPLSSWFQLSRSWETARAIHIEPDCSYSVRFRLVEPSALDDATIRGNLVYDYWYGSDAVPQQGTLVSLVDAGNPAHVIATRPVSPTNFTFEFAGVAPGQYKVKCTFPGSGHDVWYKTGSNIYPYGTDAASFGDATVISTGTGTPVMPFLFHFTPRAADVSARIQFSDGTAIQNASVYAREIGSTSTEAYAQSMGEGIFCFGNGGGDCEGSFASGLRPGQYQFCIQGSWYTGDEYCDPVVRTVDWYQQFSGLTITLPDDFGEPFSAQGRVVYDDGAGVPGAQVSFTQVDGSRVIDVTTDSDGYYRATRADGLLAGEYRICAQGDFGEQCLESPWRTDYTRFLWWCQVNQIDDIVVQQTVHNNAYQ